A portion of the Syntrophobacterales bacterium genome contains these proteins:
- a CDS encoding substrate-binding domain-containing protein has product MIKIYRKQGLISLIWVIFVSIGLMVPFALRAQDLSPILWACTIGPIDAGIVDLLEDRFEQESGIRVRHVGAGTGAALDLARKGNIDLVMVHAKALEEKFVSDGFGTERIDLMYNDFVIVGPSDDPAGIRGEGRAVDALRKISEKRALFVTRGDRSGTHVAEMELWAKAGITPLGSWYVVYENGFEGNVSTLRYADRRGAYTVMDRATFLSIKNEVSLMVLVEKDEALLNYISVIPVDPKRVKGVNHKGAIVFIEWLVSPDGGQKIIRDFGKNKFGSPLFFPNSKQWREHR; this is encoded by the coding sequence GGGTCATATTTGTCAGTATTGGGCTTATGGTTCCCTTCGCTCTAAGGGCTCAAGACCTCAGTCCTATCCTCTGGGCATGCACCATCGGCCCCATTGACGCAGGCATTGTGGACCTCCTGGAAGACCGGTTCGAACAAGAGTCGGGGATCAGGGTGCGCCATGTCGGGGCGGGGACAGGCGCTGCCCTTGATCTCGCACGAAAGGGAAATATCGATCTTGTTATGGTCCATGCGAAGGCTCTTGAAGAGAAATTCGTAAGCGACGGGTTTGGAACCGAAAGGATCGATCTCATGTACAATGACTTTGTGATCGTTGGACCTTCCGATGACCCGGCGGGTATCCGGGGAGAGGGCAGGGCGGTTGACGCCCTAAGGAAGATATCGGAGAAAAGAGCTCTGTTCGTGACACGGGGAGACAGATCTGGAACCCATGTGGCTGAGATGGAATTATGGGCCAAAGCGGGAATAACCCCCTTGGGGTCCTGGTATGTGGTCTATGAAAATGGTTTTGAAGGAAACGTATCCACTCTTCGCTATGCGGACCGGAGGGGCGCATACACGGTAATGGACCGCGCAACATTTCTTTCGATAAAGAATGAAGTTAGTCTCATGGTTCTTGTAGAGAAGGATGAAGCCTTGCTCAATTATATAAGCGTAATTCCCGTGGACCCTAAAAGAGTTAAGGGTGTGAATCATAAAGGGGCAATAGTCTTCATAGAGTGGCTTGTGTCTCCCGATGGTGGGCAGAAAATCATCCGTGACTTTGGAAAAAATAAGTTCGGCAGTCCGCTTTTCTTCCCTAATTCGAAGCAGTGGCGGGAGCATCGGTGA